In Prevotella sp. oral taxon 475, one DNA window encodes the following:
- a CDS encoding putative zinc-binding metallopeptidase has translation MKQSILYIALALTLAACGNEDPVKPTNGSEEIVGPHTLPQGNHPYDKTIREVYDKTGSLLLYKFSDTDFAWGSTQSFLWSKNRMQDEGYLYALPEEAQVGEQVSLLKTQFLDLFPTEFLKKHLPLRILLCGKLFYLEGGYTEVPTEEDYKRINAFEGYEYFAVNWGSSELPQMTKEQKDQFRQDMCTLLLRRIYPDVNKGTARESIPQAFTAVSAYGSNIEGSLAEGFLNSAHKSSEREDWFDYLKTIVSTPLAKLEASDGVLSHELVRRKYDIVIRYFKEQFNVDLQRIGNMSD, from the coding sequence ATGAAACAGAGTATTTTATATATAGCTTTGGCGTTGACATTGGCCGCCTGTGGAAATGAAGATCCGGTCAAACCAACCAATGGTTCTGAAGAAATCGTAGGCCCGCACACCCTGCCTCAAGGTAATCATCCTTATGATAAAACAATTCGGGAGGTGTATGATAAGACAGGTTCCTTGTTGCTTTATAAATTTAGCGATACTGATTTTGCATGGGGATCTACACAAAGTTTCCTGTGGAGCAAGAACAGAATGCAGGATGAGGGCTATCTTTACGCGTTGCCGGAAGAAGCACAGGTGGGGGAACAAGTGTCTTTATTGAAGACGCAGTTCTTAGATTTATTCCCTACCGAGTTCCTGAAAAAGCATTTACCCTTGCGCATTCTGCTTTGCGGAAAGCTCTTTTATCTGGAAGGTGGATATACCGAAGTACCCACAGAAGAGGACTACAAGCGTATCAATGCCTTTGAAGGCTACGAGTATTTTGCGGTGAATTGGGGAAGCAGCGAGCTTCCGCAGATGACCAAAGAACAGAAAGACCAATTCAGACAGGATATGTGTACGCTCTTATTACGACGTATCTATCCCGATGTAAACAAGGGAACTGCGCGCGAAAGTATTCCTCAAGCTTTTACCGCGGTATCTGCTTACGGCTCTAATATTGAGGGTTCATTGGCAGAAGGATTCTTAAATAGCGCTCATAAGAGCAGCGAGCGTGAGGATTGGTTCGACTATTTGAAGACTATTGTGTCTACTCCGCTGGCCAAACTTGAGGCTTCGGATGGAGTCCTGAGTCATGAATTGGTAAGACGGAAGTATGATATTGTCATTAGGTATTTCAAAGAACAATTCAATGTAGACTTGCAGCGTATCGGTAATATGAGTGATTAA